From the genome of Gymnogyps californianus isolate 813 chromosome 17, ASM1813914v2, whole genome shotgun sequence, one region includes:
- the DHX35 gene encoding probable ATP-dependent RNA helicase DHX35 isoform X2 yields MAAPVGPVKFWKPGTEGPGVSVSEERQSPAESSGITVIYNPYASLSIEQQRQKLPVFKLRNHILYLVENYQTLVIVGETGCGKSTQIPQYLAEAGWTAEGRVVGVTQPRRVAAVSVAGRVADERGAVLGHEVGYCIRFDDCTDPQATRIKFLTDGMLVREMMADPLLTRYSVLMLDEAHERTLYTDIAIGLLKKVQKKRGDLRLIVASATLDAEKFRDFFNQNDTGDPSKDTSVILTVEGRTFPVDVFYIQSPVPDYIKSTVETAMKIHQMENDGDILAFLTGQEEVETVVSMLIEQARALSRTGMKKHLRVLPMYAGLPSPDQMKVFERVSHSVRKVIVATNIAETSITIHGIAFVIDCGFVKLRAYNPKTAIECLVVVPVSKASANQRAGRAGRNRSGKCYRLYTEEDFEKLPKSTVPEMQRSNLAPVILQLKALGIDNVLRFPFLSPPPAQSMVQALELLYALGGLDMHCRLTEPLGMRIAEFPLNPMFAKMLLESGNFGCSQEILTIAAMMQIQNIFVIPPNQKAQAARQHRKFAVEEGDHLTMLNVYEAFVKHSKSSQWCQEHFLNYKGLVRASVVREQLKKLLVRFKVPKKSSEGDPDPVLRCIVSGFFANAAKFHSTGAYRTIRDDHELHIHPTSVLYAEKPPRWVVYNEVIQTAKYYMRDVTAVESAWLLELAPHFYQQGTHLSLKAKRVKVDDH; encoded by the exons ATGGCGGCGCCCGTGGGACCGGTGAAGTTTTGGAAGCCTG GCACGGAAGGTCCTGGTGTCAGTGTCTCAGAGGAGAGACAGAGTCCCGCTGAGAGTAGCGGCATAACCGTCATCTATAATCCTTATGCTTCCCTTTCTATTGAACAACAGAGACAAAAGCTGCCTGTTTTTAAG ctAAGAAATCACATACTTTATCTAGTGGAGAACTATCAGACTCTGGTGATTGTTGGGGAAACAGGTTGTGGGAAATCAACACAGATTCCACAA TACCTAGCAGAAGCTGGCTGGACAGCTGAAGGAAGAGTTGTTGGAGTGACGCAGCCTCGTCGGgttgctgctgtttca GTTGCAGGCCGAGTTGCTGATGAAAGAGGTGCAGTGTTGGGGCATGAAGTTGGATATTGTATTCGGTTTGATGACTGCACGGATCCACAGGCTACAAGAATTAAG TTTCTCACCGATGGTATGCTGGTGAGGGAGATGATGGCTGATCCTTTATTAACAAGATACAG TGTCCTCATGCTGGATGAAGCCCATGAAAGGACTCTTTATACAGATATTGCCATTGGCTTACTAAaaaag GTTCAAAAGAAGCGTGGGGATCTTCGACTGATTGTGGCTTCAGCCACCTTGGATGCAGAG AAATTCAGGGATTTCTTTAATCAAAATGATACTGGTGACCCCAGCAAAGATACCAGTGTGATCCTTACTGTCGAGGGGAGAACGTTTCCAGTGGACGTCTTTTACATACAGAG TCCTGTTCCAGACTATATAAAATCAACTGTGGAAACTGCAATGAAAATTCACCAGATGGAGAATGATGGTGATATATTGGCATTTTTAACTGGCCAG GAGGAAGTGGAGACTGTTGTTTCTATGCTCATAGAGCAGGCTCGGGCCCTTTCTCGCACTGGAATGAAAAAGCACCTCCGTGTTCTCCCCATGTATGCTGGGCTGCCTTCTCCTGATCAAATGAAAGTGTTTGAGAGAGTTTCTCACAGTGTCAGGAAG GTGATAGTAGCCACCAACATTGCTGAGACCTCCATCACAATTCACGGAATTGCATTCGTAATTGATTGTGGTTTTGTGAAGCTTCGGGCCTATAACCCCAAAACAGCCATCGAATGCCTTGTGGTGGTACCAGTATCTAAAGCTTCAGCTAATCAGAGAGCAGGGCGTGCTGGACGGAACCGCTCTGGAAAATGTTACAGACTTTATACAG AGGAGGACTTCGAGAAGCTGCCAAAGTCCACTGTTCCTGAGATGCAGCGCAGTAACCTTGCACCTGTCATCTTGCAGCTGAAGGCTTTGGGAATTGACAATGTGCTCAGATTCCCCTTTCTTTCG ccaCCTCCTGCACAGTCAATGGTGCAAGCTTTAGAATTGCTGTATGCTTTAGGAG GTTTGGATATGCACTGCCGTTTAACAGAGCCTCTTGGAATGAGAATAGCAGAGTTTCCTTTGAATCCTATGTTTGCAAAGATGCTTCTGGAATCag GAAATTTTGGCTGCTCCCAGGAGATTTTGACAATTGCTGCCATGATGCagattcaaaacatttttgtgatcCCTCCAAATCAAAAAGCTCAGGCT GCCAGGCAACACAGAAAGTTTGCTGTGGAAGAAGGTGATCATCTCACTATGCTTAATGTTTATGAAGCCTTTGTCAAA CACAGCAAGAGCTCTCAGTGGTGTCAGGAACACTTTCTGAACTACAAAGGGCTTGTTAGAGCTTCTGTTGTAagagagcagctgaaaaaaCTTCTCGTCCGCTTTAAAGTGCCAAAGAAGTCCAGTGaag GTGATCCAGATCCCGTTTTGAGATGCATAGTTTCTGGATTCTTTGCTAATGCAGCTAAATTCCACTCTACCGGAGCTTACAG GACTATCCGTGATGACCATGAACTTCATATCCACCCCACTTCAGTGTTGTATGCAGAGAAACCTCCACGCTG GGTAGTCTACAATGAAGTCATACAGACTGCTAAATATTACATGAGAGATGTGACTGCCGTTGAATCTGCATGGCTCTTGGAACTGGCACCTCATTTTTACCAGCAAGGAACG caTCTTTCCTTGAAAGCAAAAAGGGTTAAAGTAGATGACCACTGA
- the DHX35 gene encoding probable ATP-dependent RNA helicase DHX35 isoform X1, with product MAAPVGPVKFWKPGTEGPGVSVSEERQSPAESSGITVIYNPYASLSIEQQRQKLPVFKLRNHILYLVENYQTLVIVGETGCGKSTQIPQYLAEAGWTAEGRVVGVTQPRRVAAVSVAGRVADERGAVLGHEVGYCIRFDDCTDPQATRIKFLTDGMLVREMMADPLLTRYSVLMLDEAHERTLYTDIAIGLLKKVQKKRGDLRLIVASATLDAEKFRDFFNQNDTGDPSKDTSVILTVEGRTFPVDVFYIQSPVPDYIKSTVETAMKIHQMENDGDILAFLTGQEEVETVVSMLIEQARALSRTGMKKHLRVLPMYAGLPSPDQMKVFERVSHSVRKVIVATNIAETSITIHGIAFVIDCGFVKLRAYNPKTAIECLVVVPVSKASANQRAGRAGRNRSGKCYRLYTEEDFEKLPKSTVPEMQRSNLAPVILQLKALGIDNVLRFPFLSPPPAQSMVQALELLYALGGLDMHCRLTEPLGMRIAEFPLNPMFAKMLLESGNFGCSQEILTIAAMMQIQNIFVIPPNQKAQAARQHRKFAVEEGDHLTMLNVYEAFVKHSKSSQWCQEHFLNYKGLVRASVVREQLKKLLVRFKVPKKSSEGDPDPVLRCIVSGFFANAAKFHSTGAYRTIRDDHELHIHPTSVLYAEKPPRWVVYNEVIQTAKYYMRDVTAVESAWLLELAPHFYQQGTVRNQHKAQTHLSLKAKRVKVDDH from the exons ATGGCGGCGCCCGTGGGACCGGTGAAGTTTTGGAAGCCTG GCACGGAAGGTCCTGGTGTCAGTGTCTCAGAGGAGAGACAGAGTCCCGCTGAGAGTAGCGGCATAACCGTCATCTATAATCCTTATGCTTCCCTTTCTATTGAACAACAGAGACAAAAGCTGCCTGTTTTTAAG ctAAGAAATCACATACTTTATCTAGTGGAGAACTATCAGACTCTGGTGATTGTTGGGGAAACAGGTTGTGGGAAATCAACACAGATTCCACAA TACCTAGCAGAAGCTGGCTGGACAGCTGAAGGAAGAGTTGTTGGAGTGACGCAGCCTCGTCGGgttgctgctgtttca GTTGCAGGCCGAGTTGCTGATGAAAGAGGTGCAGTGTTGGGGCATGAAGTTGGATATTGTATTCGGTTTGATGACTGCACGGATCCACAGGCTACAAGAATTAAG TTTCTCACCGATGGTATGCTGGTGAGGGAGATGATGGCTGATCCTTTATTAACAAGATACAG TGTCCTCATGCTGGATGAAGCCCATGAAAGGACTCTTTATACAGATATTGCCATTGGCTTACTAAaaaag GTTCAAAAGAAGCGTGGGGATCTTCGACTGATTGTGGCTTCAGCCACCTTGGATGCAGAG AAATTCAGGGATTTCTTTAATCAAAATGATACTGGTGACCCCAGCAAAGATACCAGTGTGATCCTTACTGTCGAGGGGAGAACGTTTCCAGTGGACGTCTTTTACATACAGAG TCCTGTTCCAGACTATATAAAATCAACTGTGGAAACTGCAATGAAAATTCACCAGATGGAGAATGATGGTGATATATTGGCATTTTTAACTGGCCAG GAGGAAGTGGAGACTGTTGTTTCTATGCTCATAGAGCAGGCTCGGGCCCTTTCTCGCACTGGAATGAAAAAGCACCTCCGTGTTCTCCCCATGTATGCTGGGCTGCCTTCTCCTGATCAAATGAAAGTGTTTGAGAGAGTTTCTCACAGTGTCAGGAAG GTGATAGTAGCCACCAACATTGCTGAGACCTCCATCACAATTCACGGAATTGCATTCGTAATTGATTGTGGTTTTGTGAAGCTTCGGGCCTATAACCCCAAAACAGCCATCGAATGCCTTGTGGTGGTACCAGTATCTAAAGCTTCAGCTAATCAGAGAGCAGGGCGTGCTGGACGGAACCGCTCTGGAAAATGTTACAGACTTTATACAG AGGAGGACTTCGAGAAGCTGCCAAAGTCCACTGTTCCTGAGATGCAGCGCAGTAACCTTGCACCTGTCATCTTGCAGCTGAAGGCTTTGGGAATTGACAATGTGCTCAGATTCCCCTTTCTTTCG ccaCCTCCTGCACAGTCAATGGTGCAAGCTTTAGAATTGCTGTATGCTTTAGGAG GTTTGGATATGCACTGCCGTTTAACAGAGCCTCTTGGAATGAGAATAGCAGAGTTTCCTTTGAATCCTATGTTTGCAAAGATGCTTCTGGAATCag GAAATTTTGGCTGCTCCCAGGAGATTTTGACAATTGCTGCCATGATGCagattcaaaacatttttgtgatcCCTCCAAATCAAAAAGCTCAGGCT GCCAGGCAACACAGAAAGTTTGCTGTGGAAGAAGGTGATCATCTCACTATGCTTAATGTTTATGAAGCCTTTGTCAAA CACAGCAAGAGCTCTCAGTGGTGTCAGGAACACTTTCTGAACTACAAAGGGCTTGTTAGAGCTTCTGTTGTAagagagcagctgaaaaaaCTTCTCGTCCGCTTTAAAGTGCCAAAGAAGTCCAGTGaag GTGATCCAGATCCCGTTTTGAGATGCATAGTTTCTGGATTCTTTGCTAATGCAGCTAAATTCCACTCTACCGGAGCTTACAG GACTATCCGTGATGACCATGAACTTCATATCCACCCCACTTCAGTGTTGTATGCAGAGAAACCTCCACGCTG GGTAGTCTACAATGAAGTCATACAGACTGCTAAATATTACATGAGAGATGTGACTGCCGTTGAATCTGCATGGCTCTTGGAACTGGCACCTCATTTTTACCAGCAAGGAACGGTACGGAATCAGCATAAAGCCCAAACG caTCTTTCCTTGAAAGCAAAAAGGGTTAAAGTAGATGACCACTGA
- the DHX35 gene encoding probable ATP-dependent RNA helicase DHX35 isoform X3: MAAPVGPVKFWKPGTEGPGVSVSEERQSPAESSGITVIYNPYASLSIEQQRQKLPVFKYLAEAGWTAEGRVVGVTQPRRVAAVSVAGRVADERGAVLGHEVGYCIRFDDCTDPQATRIKFLTDGMLVREMMADPLLTRYSVLMLDEAHERTLYTDIAIGLLKKVQKKRGDLRLIVASATLDAEKFRDFFNQNDTGDPSKDTSVILTVEGRTFPVDVFYIQSPVPDYIKSTVETAMKIHQMENDGDILAFLTGQEEVETVVSMLIEQARALSRTGMKKHLRVLPMYAGLPSPDQMKVFERVSHSVRKVIVATNIAETSITIHGIAFVIDCGFVKLRAYNPKTAIECLVVVPVSKASANQRAGRAGRNRSGKCYRLYTEEDFEKLPKSTVPEMQRSNLAPVILQLKALGIDNVLRFPFLSPPPAQSMVQALELLYALGGLDMHCRLTEPLGMRIAEFPLNPMFAKMLLESGNFGCSQEILTIAAMMQIQNIFVIPPNQKAQAARQHRKFAVEEGDHLTMLNVYEAFVKHSKSSQWCQEHFLNYKGLVRASVVREQLKKLLVRFKVPKKSSEGDPDPVLRCIVSGFFANAAKFHSTGAYRTIRDDHELHIHPTSVLYAEKPPRWVVYNEVIQTAKYYMRDVTAVESAWLLELAPHFYQQGTHLSLKAKRVKVDDH; the protein is encoded by the exons ATGGCGGCGCCCGTGGGACCGGTGAAGTTTTGGAAGCCTG GCACGGAAGGTCCTGGTGTCAGTGTCTCAGAGGAGAGACAGAGTCCCGCTGAGAGTAGCGGCATAACCGTCATCTATAATCCTTATGCTTCCCTTTCTATTGAACAACAGAGACAAAAGCTGCCTGTTTTTAAG TACCTAGCAGAAGCTGGCTGGACAGCTGAAGGAAGAGTTGTTGGAGTGACGCAGCCTCGTCGGgttgctgctgtttca GTTGCAGGCCGAGTTGCTGATGAAAGAGGTGCAGTGTTGGGGCATGAAGTTGGATATTGTATTCGGTTTGATGACTGCACGGATCCACAGGCTACAAGAATTAAG TTTCTCACCGATGGTATGCTGGTGAGGGAGATGATGGCTGATCCTTTATTAACAAGATACAG TGTCCTCATGCTGGATGAAGCCCATGAAAGGACTCTTTATACAGATATTGCCATTGGCTTACTAAaaaag GTTCAAAAGAAGCGTGGGGATCTTCGACTGATTGTGGCTTCAGCCACCTTGGATGCAGAG AAATTCAGGGATTTCTTTAATCAAAATGATACTGGTGACCCCAGCAAAGATACCAGTGTGATCCTTACTGTCGAGGGGAGAACGTTTCCAGTGGACGTCTTTTACATACAGAG TCCTGTTCCAGACTATATAAAATCAACTGTGGAAACTGCAATGAAAATTCACCAGATGGAGAATGATGGTGATATATTGGCATTTTTAACTGGCCAG GAGGAAGTGGAGACTGTTGTTTCTATGCTCATAGAGCAGGCTCGGGCCCTTTCTCGCACTGGAATGAAAAAGCACCTCCGTGTTCTCCCCATGTATGCTGGGCTGCCTTCTCCTGATCAAATGAAAGTGTTTGAGAGAGTTTCTCACAGTGTCAGGAAG GTGATAGTAGCCACCAACATTGCTGAGACCTCCATCACAATTCACGGAATTGCATTCGTAATTGATTGTGGTTTTGTGAAGCTTCGGGCCTATAACCCCAAAACAGCCATCGAATGCCTTGTGGTGGTACCAGTATCTAAAGCTTCAGCTAATCAGAGAGCAGGGCGTGCTGGACGGAACCGCTCTGGAAAATGTTACAGACTTTATACAG AGGAGGACTTCGAGAAGCTGCCAAAGTCCACTGTTCCTGAGATGCAGCGCAGTAACCTTGCACCTGTCATCTTGCAGCTGAAGGCTTTGGGAATTGACAATGTGCTCAGATTCCCCTTTCTTTCG ccaCCTCCTGCACAGTCAATGGTGCAAGCTTTAGAATTGCTGTATGCTTTAGGAG GTTTGGATATGCACTGCCGTTTAACAGAGCCTCTTGGAATGAGAATAGCAGAGTTTCCTTTGAATCCTATGTTTGCAAAGATGCTTCTGGAATCag GAAATTTTGGCTGCTCCCAGGAGATTTTGACAATTGCTGCCATGATGCagattcaaaacatttttgtgatcCCTCCAAATCAAAAAGCTCAGGCT GCCAGGCAACACAGAAAGTTTGCTGTGGAAGAAGGTGATCATCTCACTATGCTTAATGTTTATGAAGCCTTTGTCAAA CACAGCAAGAGCTCTCAGTGGTGTCAGGAACACTTTCTGAACTACAAAGGGCTTGTTAGAGCTTCTGTTGTAagagagcagctgaaaaaaCTTCTCGTCCGCTTTAAAGTGCCAAAGAAGTCCAGTGaag GTGATCCAGATCCCGTTTTGAGATGCATAGTTTCTGGATTCTTTGCTAATGCAGCTAAATTCCACTCTACCGGAGCTTACAG GACTATCCGTGATGACCATGAACTTCATATCCACCCCACTTCAGTGTTGTATGCAGAGAAACCTCCACGCTG GGTAGTCTACAATGAAGTCATACAGACTGCTAAATATTACATGAGAGATGTGACTGCCGTTGAATCTGCATGGCTCTTGGAACTGGCACCTCATTTTTACCAGCAAGGAACG caTCTTTCCTTGAAAGCAAAAAGGGTTAAAGTAGATGACCACTGA